Sequence from the Vidua macroura isolate BioBank_ID:100142 unplaced genomic scaffold, ASM2450914v1 whyUn_scaffold_212, whole genome shotgun sequence genome:
CCACCCACTGACCCCTTGACCACCCTGATGACCACTGACCACCCCACTGACCTCTTGACCACTCCCACTGACCACTTGACCCCCCTGATGACCACTGACCACCCCACTGACCCTCCCACTGACCCCTTGACCACCCCTGATGACCACTGACCACCCCTTGACCACCCCCAGCCCACTGACCACACCAATGACCACTTGACCACGTCTCACACCTTTATTGAGCgccgggcggccgcggccggaGCCGAGTGACCGCCCGGAGTGACCGCCGGCCGTCCTGGATGTTGTGGAAGAGCCGGACGACGTCCGGCCACTCGGCCAGAGCCCGGAGTAGCCGCTCGGGCCTCGGCCCTCGGACCGTCCGGCAAGGCCAGCCGCACGAGCGCGGCACGAACTCGACGGCGGCCGAGAGCGGCCGGAGCCCTGCGGCCACCAGGTGCTGCCGGACGGTGCCCAGGGCCGAGGGGTCACACAGGAACTGCGGGGAGGGGTCAGCGGTCAGCGGCGGTCAGCAGGGGGGTCAAGGGGTCAGCGGGAATGGTGAGCGGTCATTGATGGGTCAGTGGTCAGCCGGTGGTCAGCGGGGGGGGTCAAGGGGTCAGTGGGAATGGTCAGTGGTCAATTGGGAGAGATCAGCGGTCAGCCAGCGGTCAGTGGAGGGGTCAAGGGGTCAGTGGTCAGCAGGAAGTGGTCAGTGGAGGGGCCAAGGGGTCAGTGAGGGGTCAGCGGAAGTGGTCAGTGGTCATTGGGAGCGGTCAAGGGGTCAGCAAAGGGTCAAGGGGTCAGTGGGGGGTCAGTGGTCATTGGAGTGGTCAAGGGATCAGTGGAGTGGTCAGTGGTCATTGGGGTGGTCATTTGGAGTGGTCAGTGGTCATTGGGGTGGTCAGTGGCCATTGGGAGTGGTCATTGGGAGTGGTCAAGGGGTCAGTGGAGGGGTCAGTGGTCATTGGGGTGGTCATTTGGAGTGGTCAGTGGTCATTgggagtggtcagtggtcaTTGGAATGGTCATTGGGAGTGGTCAAGGGGTCAGTgggagtggtcagtggtcaTTGGGGTGGTCATTTGGAGTGGTCAGTGGTCATTGGGAGTGGTCACTGGGAGTGGTCAAGGGGTCAGTGGAGGGGTCAGTGGTCATTgggagtggtcagtggtcaTTGGGGTGGGCAGTGGTCATTGGGGTGGGCAGTGGTCATCGGGAAACGGTCAAGGGTCAGGGGTCAGCGTAGGGGGTCAAGGGTCATTCAGGGCGGTCACTGCTCCACCCAAGAAGTGACCGATGACCACCAGGGACGGTCAAGGAGTGACCAGCAGCGGTCAGCGAGCGGCCGGAGCCGCCTCGGACCCACCTTGAGCTCGGCCTCGTCCTCGGCCACCACGTCCTGGGCTCGGCCACTGCGGCCAGCTCCAGCGCGGCCTCCATGGCCAACGTCCGGCCGGACACTCGGACACGCCCACGGCCTCGAAGGCGTGCCGGACGTCACCGGTCAGCGAGGCCCTGAGTGACCAGGGAGGGACAGCGGTCAgtggggtcactcaggggtcatCAGGGATCACCAACCCCCCCAGAGTGACCAGTGGTCATCAGGGGTCATCCAGGGGTCACCCAGGGGTCATCAACCCCCCCAGAGTGACCAGGGAGGGACAGTGGTCAGtgggggtcactcaggggtcatCACCCTCCCAGAGTGACCAGTGGTCATCAGGGGCCACCCAGTGGTCATCAGGGGTCACCAACCCCCCAGAGTGaccagggagggacagcagTCAGTGgcggtcactcaggggtcagtGGGGTCACCCAGGGGTCATCAGGGGTCATCAACCCCCCAGAGTGACCAGTGGTCATCAGGGGTCACTGAGGGGTCACCCAGTGGTCATCAGGGGTCATCAACCCCCCCCAGAGTGACCAGGGAGGGACAGTGGTCAGtgggggtcactcaggggtcaccCAGGGGTCATCCAGGGTCACCAACCCTCCCAGAGTGACCAGTGGTCATCAGCGGTCAGTGGGGGTCATTCAGGGGTCACCCAAGGATCATCAACCCCCCCAGAGTGACCAGTGGTCATCAGGGGTCACCCAGTGGTCATCAGGGTCATCCGGGGTCACCAACCCTCCCAGAGTGACCAGTGGTCATCAGCGGTCAGTGGGGGTCATTCAGGGGTCACCCAAGGATCATCAACCCCCCCAGAGTGACCAGTGGTCCATCAGGGGTCACCCAGTGGTCATCAGGGGTCACAAGGGTCACCAACCCCCCCAGAGTGACCGGTGGTCACCCAGCGGTCACCCAGCGGTCAGCACTGACCCGTAGCGGCCGAGCAGTGTCCGGAGCTCGGCCTGGCTGCGCCGGACGTTGTCCGTGCGGACgtccagcaggagcagtgacCCCCCCGGGCCCCGAGCGGTCAGCAGCACCTGCGACCCCCCGGCCGGAACGCTCCTGTGGCCGGAGAGAGCGGTCAGCGGTCAGTGGTCAGTACTCTGGCCGGAGAGAGCGGTCAGTGGTCAGTGACTGTGGCCGGAGAGAGCGGTCAGCGGATCAGTGGTCAGTGACTGTGGCCGGAGAGAGCAGTCAGTGGTCAGTGACTGTGGCCGGAGAGAGCGGTCAGTGGTCAGTGACTGTGGCCGGAGAGAGCGGTCAGTGGTCAGTGACTCTGTGGCCAAAGAGAAGCGGTCAGCGGTACTCaggtggtcagtggtcactcagggatgatcagtggtcactcagggtcatTCAATGGTCACTCAGAGGTGCTCAGTGGTCAGGGGtgctcagtggtcactcagtggtcatTCAGGGATGGTCAGGgatggtcagtggtcactcaggggtggtcagtggtcactcagtggtcactcaggggcagtcagtggtcactcagggatggtcagtggtcactcagtggtcacttgTGTGGTCAGTGGTCATTCTGTGGTCAGTCAATGGTCACTTgggtggtcagtggtcactcagtggtcactcagggacAGTCAGTGGTCACTCTGGTTACACAGCAGTCACTTAAAgctggtcagtggtcactcagggatggtcagtggtcactcaggggtggtcagtggtcactcagtggtcactcagaggcgttcagtggtcactcaggggtgGTCcgtggtcactcagtggtcatTCAGGGATGATCAGgggtggtcagtggtcactcagggatggtcagggatggtcagtggtcactcagggctGGTCAGTGATCACTCAGgggtggtcagtggtcactcagcgGTCACTCAGCGGGTCACTCACCCTGGCTGACCGCGGGCTCCCTCGATGGTGGCCTTGGGCACGTTGAGTGACCGGCACTGGGCCACCACCGCGGCCAGCTCGGGGTGggcagtggtcactcagggggtggtcagtggtcactcaggggtgggcagtggtcactcagtggtcactcaggggtcactcacCCGTGCTGACCGCAGGGCTCCCTCGATGGTGGCCTTGGGCACGTTGAGTGACCGGCACTGGGCCACCACCGCGGCCAGCTCGGGGTGggcagtggtcactcaggggcagtcagtggtcactcagtggtcactcagggatGGTCAAGGATGGTCAGTGCTCACTCAGGgatggtcagtggtcactcagtggtcatTCAGGATTGGTCAGTAGTCAGTCAAGGATGGTCAGCGATtgtcagtggtcactcagggtcatTCAGAGATGATCAgcggtcactcaggggtcactcaggggtgggcagggatggtcagtggtcactcagtggtcactcagcgGTCACTCACCCGTGCTGACCGCAGGGCTCCCTCGATGGTGGCCTTGGGCACGTTGAGTGACCGGCACTGGGCCACCACCGTGGCCAGCTCGGGGTGggcagtggtcactcaggggcagtcagtggtcactcactggtcactcagtggtcactcagtggtcactcaccCGTGCTGACCGCAGGGCTCCCTCGATGGTGGCCTTGGGCACGTTGAGTGACCGGCACTGGGCCACCACCGCGGCCAGCTCGGGGTGggcagtggtcactcaggggcagtcagtggtcactcagtggtcactcagtggtcactcaccCTGGCTGACCGCAGGGCTCCCTCGATGGTGGCCTTGGGCACGTTGAGTGACCGGCACTGGGCCACCACCGTGGCCAGCTCGGGGTGggcagtggtcactcaggggcagtcagtggtcactcactggtcactcagtggtcactcagtggtcactcaccCGTGCTGACCGCAGGGCTCCCTCGATGGTGGCCTTGGGCACGTTGAGTGACCGGCACTGGGCCACCACCCGCGGCCAGCTCGGGGTGggcagtggtcactcaggggtgggcagtggtcactcagggatggtcagtggtcactcagtggtcactcaccCGTGCTGACCGCAGGGCTCCCTCGATGGTGGCCTTGGGCACGTTGAGTGACCGGCACTGGGCCACCACCGCGGCCAGCTCGGGGTTCAGCGACGGCTCCGGGCCGCCCTCtgcggggggaggggcggggctcTCGTATCGCGATATCGGGGGCCCCGCGTCGCGATATCGCGATATCGGCAGCCCCGTGTCGCGATATCGCGATATCGAGAGTTTCGTGTCGCGATATCGCGATATCGGCGGCCCCGTGTCGCATCCCAATATGGCGATAGCCCCATAGCCCAATATCGCGATAGCCCCATATCTAGCCCAATGTCGCGATAGCCCCATAGCCCTATATCGCGATAGCCCAATGTCCCAATGTCCGAATATCGCGATATCCCAACGGTCCAATGTCCCGATATTCCCATATCGCGATAGCCCCGTGTCCTGATATCCCAACGTCGCAGTATCGTGATACCCCGTTCTCCTGATATCCCGATATATCGCGATATCCCAATAGCCCCATGTGCCCGATATCCCAATGTCGCAGTATCGCGATATCCCATTCTCCCAATATCCCGATATATCGCGATATCCCAATAGCCCCATGTCCCGATATCCCAACGTCCCAATATCGCGATATCCCAATGTCCCAATAGCCCCCATGTCCCGATATCGTGATaccccagtgtccctgtgcccccatgTCCCGATATCGCgacatcccagtgtccctgtgcccccatgTCCCGATATCGCGacaccccagtgtccctgtgcccccatgTCCCGCTATCGCGACATCCCAGCGTCCCTCTGCCATGTCCCGCTATCGCGacaccccagtgtccctgtgcccccatgTCCCGCTATCGCGACATCCCAGCGTCCCTCTGCCATGTCCCGATATCGCGATaccccagtgtccctgtgcccccatgTCCCGCTATCGCGATACCCCAGTGTCCCTATGTCCCGCTATCGCgacatcccagtgtccctgtgcccccatgTCCCGATATCGCGACATCCCAGTGTCCCTATGTCCCGGTATCGCGACATGCCAGTGTCCCAtcaccccctcctcctcctctatCGCGACACCCCCCCACCCGCCACCCCCCTCTATCGCGACACCCCCCCCCGCCCTCTACCACAACCCCCCCCGCCCTCTATCGCGACACCCCCCCCCACCCGCCAGCCCTTCTACCACACCCCCCCCCGCCGCCTATCGCGACGCCCCGCGG
This genomic interval carries:
- the LOC128802912 gene encoding uncharacterized protein LOC128802912; its protein translation is MAAAAAAAALALRAPALARPLRAAPRGYLGTPRWPPSLGGLPVAPVAPAGPAGRAMAGHNRWSKVRNVKGPRDAERSRLWQKMARMLRAAAREGGPEPSLNPELAAVVAQCRSLNVPKATIEGALRSARCRSLNVPKATIEGALRSARLATVVAQCRSLNVPKATIEGALRSARLAAVVAQCRSLNVPKATIEGALRSARLATVVAQCRSLNVPKATIEGALRSARLAAVVAQCRSLNVPKATIEGALRSARLAAVVAQCRSLNVPKATIEGARVTTDHLSTADRFSLATESLTTDRSLRPQSLTTDRSLRPQSVPAGGSQVLLTARGPGGSLLLLDVRTDNVRRSQAELRTLLGRYGASLTGDVRHAFEAVGVSECPAGRWPWRPRWSWPQWPSPGRGGRGRGRAQGGSEAFLCDPSALGTVRQHLVAAGLRPLSAAVEFVPRSCGWPCRTVRGPRPERLLRALAEWPDVVRLFHNIQDGRRSLRAVTRLRPRPPGAQ